The stretch of DNA GCGCCGCGGGCCTGTCGATGCGCTTTCTCGGACTGTGACCACTCGTTCGACTCCGCACGCAACGATCTTTGGGGTGCCGTCATGATTGTCGACATGCGAATCCGACCTTCCGATCTGCAATCGGCCCTGCACGAATTCTTTGGCGTTGCGGGGCGAAAAATCCGGCGTCTGAACAGGGCGTGGGACCCGGCAAAGGGTTCCCCGGTGTTCACGCGCGCAGGAAAATACACGTCGCGCGGGTGGACGGAGTGGACGCAGGGGTTTCAATTCGGTTGTCAGATTCTGCAGTTTGATGCCACAAACGAGGCCGCGTTCCTGAAGATGGGCCGCGAGAACACGCTGCGGTATATGGCGCCGCACGTCAGCCACGTCGGGGTCCACGATCACGGATTTAACAATGTGTCCACGTACGGCAACCTGCGCCGGCTGGCGCGAGAAGGCCGCACAAAAGAGGGCGCGGACGCGGTCCATTTTTACGAGATGGCCCTTAAAGCGTCGGGCGCGGTGCAGGCGGCGCGCTGGACCGCGACGCACGATGGCGGAGGGTTCATACATTCGTTCAACGGGCCGCACTCGCTATTCAGCGATACGATTCGCTCGTGCCGCGTGCTGGTGCTCGGACACCAACTTGGACATTGTTTGATGGCCGAGAACGATAGAAAGATATCGTTGCTCGACCGCGCAATCGAACACGCGATCGCCACGGCACGATACAATGTCTACTACGGCGAGGGCCGGGACGCGTACGACGTTCGCGGGCGCGTGGCGCACGAGAGCATTTTCAACACGAAGGATGGCCGGTACCGTTGCCCGAGCACGCAGCAGGGTTATTCACCGTTCACGACGTGGACGCGCGGGCTTGCGTGGGTCGTGCTCGGGTACGCGGAATTCCTTGAAGCGCTAGGCGCGTTTCCGGAGTCGGCGTTCAAGTCATTCGGTGGAAAAAAGAAACTTACCGCGATTTTCCAGAAAGCCGCGATTTCCGCGGCGGAATTCTATATCGAGCGCACGCCGGCCGATGGTATTCCGTATTGGGACACGGGCGCACCCGGACTTGCGAATATGCCCGGATATATTGACCGGCCTGCGCAAATCGACAATCCATACGAGCCCGTGGACAGTTCGGCCGCGGTTATCACCGCGCAAGGGTTGCTGCGTCTTGGCCGCGCGCTCGGCGCGAAAGGGAAACGGTTCACGCAAGCGGGCCTCACGGTTGCGCGGTCGCTGTTCGCGCCGCCGTACTTATCCACAAGTTATCAACATGAAGGGATACTCCTGCACTCTGTCTACCATCGTCCGAACGGTTGGGACTACGTTCCGAAGGGCAAGCGCGTGCCGCAAGGGGAATCATCGATGTGGGGGGACTTCCATGCGATGGAGCTTGCGGTGTATCTTATGCGAACAATTCATGGTGGGCCGTACCTTGCGTTCTACGATCGCGGGTGACGGTGCGAATGGTGTGCGGTGCGTGTTACGTTCATCGCGCGCGGCGGGGGAGAAACTTCATGGCCCAATCGCAGTCAACGCCACGGAAACGAGTCACGCGCGAAGACATTCGCAAGCGGGAGATCAAGTTGGACATTGTAGAGCGCAAACCGGCCCCGCCGCTTTCATGGCGGTGGATGTCGCTGGTATTTCTTCCGATCGTGTTGTGGGTGATCATTCCGGAGCGCGGCGCGCTGTGGCTGGCGTTCATGGCGACGGCGTTTTGGATCGGCGTGACCGGCATGCTGGTCGGCGAACGCAAGCGTGACGACTTTGACACGGGCCGCGAGATAACTCTTTCGATCGTACGCGCGGGCGCGCTGGGTCTGGCGCTGGGGTGCTGGGCGTTTCTCATTCTCGGGTCGAAGCCGAGTTAGTCCATTTCGCGATACGTTAGCGCGCGCTCTTGAACTGCTTCTTCTTGGTTCGAGTGCGGATGCGCCGCGCATTTGCGCGTTTCTGCGCAACCAAACAAAGAAAGTCGAGTGGCACTGGAATAGTTGTCACACCCGCATCCGGGTGCGCGGAAACCATGAAAGAGCGAAGCGGGGCTTTTCAAGGGCGCGTCACGAAGTGGAAAGCGTCGTAACGGGTAAAGTTCTATTCTCGGAACGGACTGTGAATACGTACATCAACCATTATTCGATTATCGGGCGCGAGCGGCGGCGCGCCGCCATGCCGATAACACGAGTCCTATTGAAACAGAACTACGCAGCGTGGGAACTGCTTTTTTTCGCCTTAGCCGCATTTTGCCTTTCGGCCCGCGCCGGTGCGGACGATTCGCATTCACCGCTTCCGGTGAAGGTCGGAGAATTCGAACAGCAGGTGCACACGGCGTATACGGAAGCGGACGGGCTTCCATCGAACGACGTGCACGCGATCGCTCAAGACGGTGATGGCGCGATCGTCGTGCGAACTGCAAGCGGTCTGGCGAAGTTTGCCGATGGAGGCTGGACGAAGGAAGAGGACTCGTCGGCGTTCTCGAATACAGACTGGCAAACGGCCAACTGGTTTCCGGGCCTTGCACAGTTTGTGGGCAACGAGTCCGCGATCCGCGAAGCCGCGCAACACGAAGGCGAATACGCCGTCGCCGCGGAGAACGGGCTTTTTATAGGCGACGGCGAACACTGGACCATGGCGCTGCCGCATCAGGGCGCGATTCGATGGGCGCCGACGGACGTGCGCGCGGCCGGATACGACGGACAAGGCAGACTTTGGTTTGCGTGTCCGCAGGGCGTGGGATTCCGGGAGAGCGCGAACGCGTGGCGGCTGTTCACGGGTGCGGATGGGCTGCCGTTTAACGACTTCACGTGTATGGCGACGGGGCCAAAGGGCGTGTGGTTCGGCACGACGAACGGCGCAATACGGTACGTTGACGGCGATTTCGAGTTCCGGCAGGGCCGGCGATGGTTGCTCGACAACTATGTGCGCGGCGTCGTGGTCGATGCGGACGGCGGCGCGTGGTTCGCGACGTCCGCCGGCGTGTCTCGAATTGAATTTCGACCGACAACCTTAGCGGACAAGGCAACATACTTCGCCGAGCAGATTGACAAGTACCATCGCCGCACGCGGCTTGGGTATGTGAACCCCGCCACGCTGTCCACACCGGGCGATAAGAGTACGTCAGTCCCCGAAGCGACGGACAACGACGGGCACTTCGGCGGGTTGTATCTTGGTGCGGCGAGTTTGGGGTACGCCGCGACGAAGCGCGAGAAACTACGCGAAGACGCAGTGCGCGCATTTGAGGCGCTGGCATTTCTGAGTAAGGTGACCGAAGGTGGCACACACCCCGCGCCGAAAGGGTTCATCGCCCGGGCTGTCGCGCCAACCGGCGAACCGAACCCGAACGAATTGGAGGACGCGGAATACAACCAGCGCCGCCAGAAGAACGATGCGCTGTGGAAATTGATCGAGCCGCGCTGGCCGATCGACGAGACGGGCGAATGGTATTGGAAGTGCGATTCGAGTTCGGACGAGTTGGACGGCTACTACTTCGGATTCGGAATCTATTACGACCGTGTGTGTAAAACGGAGGGCGAGAAAGACGCGGTGCGCGAAGTGGTGCGGCGCATAACGGACCACATCATCGAGCACGATTACAGCCTGGTCGATCACGACGGGAAGCCGACGCGATGGGCGCATTTTTCGCCGGACGATCTGAACCGGAATTCACACTGGTGGGTCGAACGCGGACTCAATTCGTCCAGCATCCTCACGTATTTGACGGTCGCGCACCATATCACCGGCGATCAGAAATATCGGGACATTTTCATGACCCTTGCGACCGACGAGGGCTATGCCATGAACCTGATGACGCAGCCAAAAGTCGTGCTGGCGCCGGGCGCGTTCGGGCAGGCAGACGACAACATGGCGTTTATGAACTATTACCACCTGGTCCGGTACGAATCCGATCCGAAACTGCTGAACATGTTTCAGAACGCAATGTACTATCACTGGCGCGTCGAGAAGTATGAGCGGAACCCGTTCTTCAATTTCGTCTATGCGGCGTGCAACTTCGGGAAATCGCGGATCGATCAGTGGGGCGAGACGGACTTGTCGCCGTATGGGCCGTGGCTTGAAGACAGCATCGACACGCTGAAGCGGTATCCACTGGACCTCGTGGATTGGCCGGTGTCGAACGCGCATCGCATCGACATGGCGCCTTTGGGCGACCATACGCGGGACCCCGGGGGCGGTCACCTCGGTGCGGGTCATCGCAACGATGGATACGTCTACCGCATTGACGAGAACCATTCCATCTACTGGGGCGACGATCCCTGGGCGCTCACGCACAAGGCCGATGGCACTCGGCTGCGCGAGGGCGTCTCGTATCTTCTCGCGTACTACCTCGGCGTCGTGCACGGGTATATAGCGGGATGACAGGCCGGCCGGAAGGTGTCCGGGTTTCGTGTGAGCGCGAAGCGCTCGTGGTCTGCGTCATTTGAATTTGGCGGTCCCAGTCACGTGGAATACCGCCCGGCACGGAGACCGGGCGCTACAAACATCAACAGAATCGATTGACGGGAACCACTAGTGGTTCGTGCCTCTTAAAGTTCGGTGTGCCTCAAGAAACAGGGCGCCGACGCGCAGACAAATACCGCCCGGCACGGAGACCGGGCGCTACAAACATCAACCAAATCGATTGACGGGAACCACTAGTGGTTCGTGCCTCTTAAAGTTCGGTGCGCCTCAAGAAACAGGGCGCCGACACGCAGACAAATACCGCACCGCCCGGCACGGAGACCGGGCGCTATAAACATCAACAGAATCGATTGACGGGAACCATTAGCCTCTTGAATCGATTTGTTGTTCGGCCCACGCGCGGAGATCGCGGATGGCGGTGTAGAGGACGCCGGCCGCGCCGCGATACTGGCCCGAACCGCGGGGCGAGTTGTCGAGGGCGTACCATTCGTGGAACCCGTCGTTGTCGATAACGCGCTGCGCCATCGGTATTAGTTCGCGGTAAGCGTCTTCGGCGAACCCATACCGGACAAGCTGCCGGATCATGCGCGCGCCGAACCAGGTCCAGTCGCCGCCATTTTGATAGCTGTAGGGTTTCGCCATGGCCGGGTTCTTGAAGTACCCGGCGGGGTACGGCGGATACATGGTGAGCCCGATCGATGCGGCGCCGGCTGCGGTCGCAGCGAAGCGCAGCCAATTGACAGGCAAACGAGGATCGCTGTTATGGCTGTCAAAACAAGGCGAACACGAACGGCGCCGCGATGCCACATAGATGGGTTCCCCAATGTATCGGCGCGATGCGCCTCCCCCGCATCATTGTAGACCCGGCGGTAGGGATTGTGCGAGGCGGCGAATTGCGCGCGCGACCCCGAGACCGTAGGATGGAGCCTGTTATCGGGCAGTACGTACCGCTGCAGGCGTGCCCCGGATTCGCGGTTATCCAGAGGAGTACTTGCGACATGCATTCGCTTGTGAGGTCTTTTGTTTTTGCCGCCGGTGCGGTCATCGCGACGTGCGCGGTGGCGGGCGAGTCGCCGCAGTTCCGCGGGCCGAATCGAGACGGCGTATTCGCCGATGAAACGGGCCTGCTGAAATCGTGGCCGGAAGGCGGGCCGAAGAAGTTGTGGGTTGCGGCGGGGATCGGCAGGGGCTATTCGTCGGTGTCCGTCGCGGGCGGGAAGATTTATGTGACCGGCATGCGCGACGACGAGACGGGCGTGCTGTCGATCTTCGACTTGAGCGGGAAACTCGAGCGCACAATCCCGTACGGCAAAGAAACCATGGAAAAACAGGCACCCGGCGCCCGATCGACCCCCACGCTCGACGGGGAACGCGTGTACTTCCTGTCCGGAATCGGCGTGCTGTACTGCATCGACCTGACGGCGGGGAAAGCCATATGGGACGTGAATATCCTCGAACGTTTCGGCGGCGCGTTGCCGATGTGGCATATCGCCGAGTCGGTACTGATCGACGGCAACAACGTCATTTGTACCCCCGGTGGGAAGGAAGGCCGGCTTGCAGCGCTGAACAAGATGACGGGTGACACCGTCTGGACCACAACCGGTTTCGAAGACACCGCATCGTACTGCTCGCCGGCGATCTTCACACATAACGGCAGGCGCATCCTCACGACTGCCACCGCAGCCACCATCGTCGGCGCGGAACCCGATACCGGAAAACTGCTGTGGGCCTTCGCGCACAAAGGGCCCTACGACATCCATGCCGTCACGCCTATTTACAAGGACGGCGGACTCTATTACGTCGCGGGCGACGGTTTCGGCGGCGGTATGCTGAGATTATCGGAAGATGGCGCAAGCGTGACGCCCACGTGGGAAAACAAGTCGCTCGATTGCGTGCATAGCGGTGTCGTGTTGGTTGACGGACACCTCTACGGCACGGGCTACCGCGCGGACGCCGCGCTCGAGTGCCTGGAGTTCGACACCGGCGCGGTGAAGTGGAGCGCGCCCGAGATTCAGGAAGGCATCGTCGTCTACGCGGACGGCATGCTGTACGTGTACGAAGGCCCGAAAAAGGGCCTCGTCAGCCTCGTCAAAGCGCAGCCCTCCGGCTTCGAGCGCACCGGCTCCTTCGAGATCACCGACGGCGGCGACGACAAGCATTGGGCGCATCCCACTGTCGCCAATGGCGTCCTCTACATCCGCCACGGCGACGCGGTGATTGCGTATGAGTTGAAGGGGTGAGGCGCTTCAGAAGGTTGCGCGGGCGAAGACGAGCGCTATTTCGTGCGGAAGCGGAGCGGCTGAGCGATAATTACAGCCGCTGATCATCAGCGAGGAGGCGTTCGCGCAGTTTGTCATAGGGCACGGCCTGCACGGCAATTCCCGTGTCGATAGCCATGACGGCGGCGGTGGCGGCGCTCTGGCCGAGGATCATGAAGACGGGCTCCATGCGGATGGAGCCGAAGGCGATGTGCGAGCTGGACAGGCAAATTGGGACGAGCAGGTTCTCGCATTCGTCTTGTTTCGGCGTGAGCGCCCGGTAGTCGATAGCATAAGGTTTGTCGGGCTTGACGCCGATATCGCCCTCGTTCTGCACGAATCCGTCAGGTTTTATATAGCGTTGCACGTTGTGGCTGTCCATCGCATAGGAACCCATTCCCACGGACATCGCCACGTCGCGTTTGCCGAGCACCTCATGTTCGGTCATGACGAACGCGCCGATCATGCGCCTCGCTTCGCGCACGTAAATCTGGTGCGGCCAGTTGCCGTTGTCCGTGAACTCGTCTTTCGCGAGGCCCCACTTGCCCATTGCCTCGCGCACGTCCTGCGGCACGCGCGGATCGTTGGCCATGAAGTACATTAATCCCTTCTGATACCGCGTATGCTCGTCGAGAATCTTGCGCCTGCGTTCGTACGACGCTTCGGGATAGTCGTAATTCGCGCCGATATTGTCCGTGCTGAAGGGGCCGTGATTGTTGGTGTCGGTCTTGCGGTTCGGAATGGGGTCGAATTTTTGGAAGTGTTCGCGCCAGCCGGACTCGAACACACGCAACAGCAGTTCGTATTGCGCGGCGTCATAGCCTTCCGGTTTCTCGAACGGCACGCGGTTCTCCGGGTGATCGGTGAGGCACATGCGGTAGCAGTACGCCTGCACGCGCTTGTCCGCCGCGCCGAATTCGCCCGGCGGATCGGCAGAGACACGCGGCAGCAACCCGCTCGCGGGATCGCCGGGGACCTTGTATGGGCTGATTTCCGCCATGAAGTAGTGGCGATGGTGCAGCACGCCGGTCTGCACGCCGTTCCATTTCTCGCCGTACGCCGCGGTCGATTCGCGGCCCACGTGGTACGACACACCCGCCGCGGCCATGAGATCGCCTTCGTACGTCGCGTCGATGAACACCTTCGCGCGATACGCATCGCCCGCGAGCGTGCGTATCGCGACAATGTGGCCGTCCTCCTTGGTTACGCCATGTTCGCGGTCGAGCCACGCATCGCGGTGGACGGGAATCGAATGCTCTTTGACGAACTCCTCGAAGACCGCCTCCGCGACGTGCGGCTCGAATATCCACATCGTGCGGTTGTCGCCGTCGATCGCGGGCGTGCCCTGGCCCTTGTTGCCGTACTCCTCGCGCGTTTGCCAACGCCACGCCTCGGCACTGTCGTAATGCTTCCACACGCGATGATAGAACTCGCGCGCAATGCCGCCAATCGTTTCCTTCTTGCCGGTGTCGGTCCAGCCGAGACCGCCGCTGCTCAATCCGCCGAGGTGTTTGTCCGGCGAAACGACAACAACGGAATGGCCCATCCGCGCGACCTGTACCGCGGCGGCAATGGCGGACGAGGTGCCGCCGTAGATGGCGACATCCGCGTCATATTCGGCCGCTGACGCGCTGCCCGTCAGCGCCAGCGCAATCAGCAACACAGAAGACTGCCGCTGCATTTTGGATTTTAGATTTTGGATTTTGGATTGAATGTCGAGAACCTCAGTGAGACAACATTTGCGCTGGGATTGCCTGCTTCGCCATTCCGCCGCCTTCAATTGATGCCTCGAGTACACTCATGTTGCCCGCTTGGAAGTATTCGACGCGGATCGGGTGCGCGCCGGGTTCGAGTGCGATCTGGCCGGAGACTTCGCGGTCGCCGTGCGGACCGTCGTTGTCAACGACCAGTTCGTCGCCGATGTAGAGGCGGCTGCCGTCGTTCGATAGCGTCGAGAACGTATAGATGCCGCGCGCGGCGACGGTGACGTAACCGGTGAAGATCATTCCGAAGCGATCCGGCAAGTCCCTTGCGGGAAGGGCGATTGTGCTGGCGACACTCTTCTCGGCCGGTTTACGCCCGGCCAGGCCCTGGGTCGATTCGAGGGTATCTTCGAGCGAGAAGAATTCGAGCGCGAGTCCGGGTTTGGTCTTGCCGATTTTCGCGGCGCCGCGCGCGGATTTTTGCACGAAAGAGCCTTCGAGAATCGGCGTAACGCTTTTGCCGTTGGCGAAGCCACGCGCTTTCACCACGCACGAAGTAGTCACGTCGAAGGGGCCGTTGTAGAGTGTGGAACTCGTTGTGGGTTCGGAGCCGTCACGTGTGTAGCGGATTTCCGCGACGCCGGCGCGGCCCTTAATTTCCACGCTCGTCTTGTCGATGAAGACGTTGCTCTTCAGAAATCCTTCCAGCGGTATCTCGTTTGCGATGACGAGCTTTTCCTTTGCAGGCAGCGGCGGGAAGGGATTGTGCGGTTCGAGCTGATACCAGTACGCGACAGATGCCTGGTCGTCCTGCAGCGGAAGGTATCGGCCTTCGCTCTGCCAGCCAAGGCTCTGGATGGTCACGCGGAGATCGCTTTCGAAGCGAATGGGATCGGTGATGTGCCAGCGGTATTGGCCGAAGCGGCGTTGCGAACCTTCGTATTTCACGTGATAAAAGCCCGTGTACGGGCTGGTAAAGCTTTCGTATGCGTCGCGGCCGTTTTCCATGCGTTCGTTGTAGCCGTATGAGCCGCAGAAGTAGTCTTCTTCGCCGGTGCCGCAGATGGTCGGGAAATCCGTGTCGCCGTCCATGTAGAACTTGATCTCGCCTTCGCCCCACCAGCCCGGGCTGTTCGCGCCGTGAGCGAGGTAGGTGCCGACGTAGTGCCCGCGGCCCTTGATTCCGTCGACGATCGTGTAAACGTCTTTGTATGGAAGCGGGTTCACGCGGCGGAACTGCGCGTGGAAGTACGGCGTGTTCTTTGCCACGGGTTCAAGCGAGTAGTCGATTTGGTAATAGAGGCTTGCGCGCTTGTCGCCGAGATTTTCCATCGTGATACGGCACTTCTTGCGGAACGGCATCTGCCAGTACGAATTGAAACCGCTGCGCGGGTTCACGCACACCGCCAGCGAGGTGATGCGCGGCTCGTTGCCGAGGCCCCAGCCCGCCGCGAAGAAATCGCCGACGGGCACTTCAACCGACGGCTCCTTTTCGTCGTCCCAATAGAACCGGAAGATCATCAGCCGGTAATCGCCGACGGGCGTCATCCACATGTGGTTGATGACGCCGGGGCCTTTCATCTCCGCGAGGGTGAATGTCTGGCCCGGCTCGATGTAGATGTACGGGTTGACCTTCCACCCCTGCCCAAGTTCACGGGCCGCGCGCTTGGCGTTACCTTCCTCGAGCGTGGCCATGCCGCCCTTGCCCTTCTCTCCCGTAAAATTCTCCGGGCTGATCGAGCGGGTCTTCGCGTCCTTGAGTTCGTATAGTTTGTCCATGCCTATCTCCTGCGACGTAGCGGTGGCGCAGGAAATAGAGAACGCCACGACGACGGCTAAGTGGATGACGTAACACTTCATGGAATAGTCCCCCTTTTTTTTCAGCCCAGAATGTGAGGCGCCCCTTATTGGGCCAATCCGATCTTACCGCGCCGAGCGTGCAGCCGCGCGGCAAGGTCAAGCTTACGATCGAAATCCCGCAAAGCATCTCCCGGACAACGTTCCAGTAGCGATTCCAGATCGGCCGGGTTCCTCAAGTTCGCGAACCGGCTTTCCGGCGCGAAGTACACGACGACGGGTTTTCCCTTGTCTACAAGATTGAGAATGTTGTGAACGGTCCCGGCACTCTCGCCGTCCCAGACCATGAGCCCATAGTCCGCGTCATCGCTCATTGCAATATCCTTCGCGGCATAGAACCAGAAATTGCCGGTGGCGCAATCGGTTTCGATTTGCCGCGTGCACCAATTTCCGAGATTATTTCTACACACGCTTCCGGAGTGGTATATGCGCACGTTGCGATAATTCTCGTCCGCCAGAATTCGCTGTACGGCTTTGTCGACACCGTTTGCATCCCCCAAAATAATGGACAGGGACCGGTCCATGATATTCCTGATACGGCTCAAGACCCGAGGATCGAGGCGCGCAACCTTCCTCGAACCACCTATGAAAATTGTCGTCATCGCTTTACCCGCGTCTTGGTAAACGTCAGCACGTAGATACTTTGCGCGCCGCCAGACGCCGAAAGTGCGCCGGCGGCAGCTTTCAGTGTAGCACCGGATCGGTATAGGTCGTCCAGCAATAGTATCGTCCGGTTCTCGATCCGTTCGGCCGACACACGGTAGGCGTCCACAAGGAGTTCCAGCCTTTCCGCGTAGTCCGATATCGACTTCAGTTCGGGGGTTGCCTTAACCTTGGCGATACAATTCCGGAGCACAGGCAGCGACAATGCTTGGCCGACGGCATCGGCTAATAGCAGCAGAGGTTGATACTCCCGAGACTTTCGGGATGGTGGGACAGGCACAATGACGTCTATCGGCCAACGCCGGAATTTGACGAAGGCCGCCGCCGTGTCCGCGAGTGGCCGCACTACTGACTCGTCCCGCGCATACTTCAACCGGTAA from Candidatus Hydrogenedentota bacterium encodes:
- a CDS encoding glycoside hydrolase family 88 protein, whose protein sequence is MIVDMRIRPSDLQSALHEFFGVAGRKIRRLNRAWDPAKGSPVFTRAGKYTSRGWTEWTQGFQFGCQILQFDATNEAAFLKMGRENTLRYMAPHVSHVGVHDHGFNNVSTYGNLRRLAREGRTKEGADAVHFYEMALKASGAVQAARWTATHDGGGFIHSFNGPHSLFSDTIRSCRVLVLGHQLGHCLMAENDRKISLLDRAIEHAIATARYNVYYGEGRDAYDVRGRVAHESIFNTKDGRYRCPSTQQGYSPFTTWTRGLAWVVLGYAEFLEALGAFPESAFKSFGGKKKLTAIFQKAAISAAEFYIERTPADGIPYWDTGAPGLANMPGYIDRPAQIDNPYEPVDSSAAVITAQGLLRLGRALGAKGKRFTQAGLTVARSLFAPPYLSTSYQHEGILLHSVYHRPNGWDYVPKGKRVPQGESSMWGDFHAMELAVYLMRTIHGGPYLAFYDRG
- a CDS encoding PQQ-binding-like beta-propeller repeat protein codes for the protein MHSLVRSFVFAAGAVIATCAVAGESPQFRGPNRDGVFADETGLLKSWPEGGPKKLWVAAGIGRGYSSVSVAGGKIYVTGMRDDETGVLSIFDLSGKLERTIPYGKETMEKQAPGARSTPTLDGERVYFLSGIGVLYCIDLTAGKAIWDVNILERFGGALPMWHIAESVLIDGNNVICTPGGKEGRLAALNKMTGDTVWTTTGFEDTASYCSPAIFTHNGRRILTTATAATIVGAEPDTGKLLWAFAHKGPYDIHAVTPIYKDGGLYYVAGDGFGGGMLRLSEDGASVTPTWENKSLDCVHSGVVLVDGHLYGTGYRADAALECLEFDTGAVKWSAPEIQEGIVVYADGMLYVYEGPKKGLVSLVKAQPSGFERTGSFEITDGGDDKHWAHPTVANGVLYIRHGDAVIAYELKG
- a CDS encoding FAD-dependent oxidoreductase, which encodes MQRQSSVLLIALALTGSASAAEYDADVAIYGGTSSAIAAAVQVARMGHSVVVVSPDKHLGGLSSGGLGWTDTGKKETIGGIAREFYHRVWKHYDSAEAWRWQTREEYGNKGQGTPAIDGDNRTMWIFEPHVAEAVFEEFVKEHSIPVHRDAWLDREHGVTKEDGHIVAIRTLAGDAYRAKVFIDATYEGDLMAAAGVSYHVGRESTAAYGEKWNGVQTGVLHHRHYFMAEISPYKVPGDPASGLLPRVSADPPGEFGAADKRVQAYCYRMCLTDHPENRVPFEKPEGYDAAQYELLLRVFESGWREHFQKFDPIPNRKTDTNNHGPFSTDNIGANYDYPEASYERRRKILDEHTRYQKGLMYFMANDPRVPQDVREAMGKWGLAKDEFTDNGNWPHQIYVREARRMIGAFVMTEHEVLGKRDVAMSVGMGSYAMDSHNVQRYIKPDGFVQNEGDIGVKPDKPYAIDYRALTPKQDECENLLVPICLSSSHIAFGSIRMEPVFMILGQSAATAAVMAIDTGIAVQAVPYDKLRERLLADDQRL
- a CDS encoding DUF2961 domain-containing protein; translated protein: MKCYVIHLAVVVAFSISCATATSQEIGMDKLYELKDAKTRSISPENFTGEKGKGGMATLEEGNAKRAARELGQGWKVNPYIYIEPGQTFTLAEMKGPGVINHMWMTPVGDYRLMIFRFYWDDEKEPSVEVPVGDFFAAGWGLGNEPRITSLAVCVNPRSGFNSYWQMPFRKKCRITMENLGDKRASLYYQIDYSLEPVAKNTPYFHAQFRRVNPLPYKDVYTIVDGIKGRGHYVGTYLAHGANSPGWWGEGEIKFYMDGDTDFPTICGTGEEDYFCGSYGYNERMENGRDAYESFTSPYTGFYHVKYEGSQRRFGQYRWHITDPIRFESDLRVTIQSLGWQSEGRYLPLQDDQASVAYWYQLEPHNPFPPLPAKEKLVIANEIPLEGFLKSNVFIDKTSVEIKGRAGVAEIRYTRDGSEPTTSSTLYNGPFDVTTSCVVKARGFANGKSVTPILEGSFVQKSARGAAKIGKTKPGLALEFFSLEDTLESTQGLAGRKPAEKSVASTIALPARDLPDRFGMIFTGYVTVAARGIYTFSTLSNDGSRLYIGDELVVDNDGPHGDREVSGQIALEPGAHPIRVEYFQAGNMSVLEASIEGGGMAKQAIPAQMLSH
- a CDS encoding ComF family protein; protein product: MKVNPIKLDGDWKAGFALDVQTLSSVYIGDDEYGHPQFETRRSEVGELVYRLKYARDESVVRPLADTAAAFVKFRRWPIDVIVPVPPSRKSREYQPLLLLADAVGQALSLPVLRNCIAKVKATPELKSISDYAERLELLVDAYRVSAERIENRTILLLDDLYRSGATLKAAAGALSASGGAQSIYVLTFTKTRVKR